The genomic window AATATTTCTAGGTCACGTGGCCATTCAGAGATCTATGGATCAGTCCCCCAGGATGGACGCATGATGTTTGCATCAGGGCAGTCTGCCTTTATGCAGGTATAAATACGGAGCAGATGCACAGCTCTACACAGATGCAGATCAATCTATTCCCAGATGAAGTTACCCCTAGCCAAGTCAAGAGGAACTATACTCTTAATCTCAGGGCATCATTTGATCAATGCAAGATGTTGCCAGCAAAATCCCACACAGTGGTGAGGTTTTATAACTGCCAGACAGCTGCCTTAGGCAAGCTGGGGGTCTGTCCTGCCCTGGATACCCAAGGTATGTTACACTGGTTTAAATATGTCATGTGTCCACACGCCTTGTTGCTGTTAACACTGCAAGTAACCCTCCGCCCAGTTGTGCTGACATAGGAGATCAGACCGGTCCATGCATACTTACTTGCCCCAATGGCATGTCCGATGATATAGGTGATGACACTGGCTATGCTGATATATGGCATCCAGGAAACACTGGTCTGAGGAAAGTGAGTCACTGGTTAGAGCCAGTTCACATCTAAAGCAACAAACCCAGGCTAGGGTTTGCCATGAGATTTTGGAAAGCTCTAGCCCCCGGGAATGTTTCCTATTTGGCAGAGTTCATAGTGGTGGGGAGTGTGGACTTGGCAGTGTTGGTATCTGAACCCAGTGCCTTGGCTGGGCTGGAACCTCAGTTTGCATGAGCAGATGCAAGAAATGCACATTGTGGGCTCATCAAGTGAGATTATGAAGCCAGAGCCAGCCATGCTGCATGCAAGCTGCTGAGTTCTCTTACCAAAATGAGCCCATCCATGTAATCAAGTGTTTCCCTGCTTTTCCAGCAGAATGATTAGTCCCCTATGCTACTTGCTCGTAAGTGCAGGGGAGTTCTTATATATTCTCCCTGCAAAGTGGGGAGGCAGCTTTTGAAATGCCAGCCCTGCTCACATCCCCTCCAAGGTCCACAAACACACGGCAGCCACTGGCTAAGCTGTCTAGCTACACACCTGGAGGTTCAGGGCCATCGTTAGCACGGCGCAGGAGACGCAGCACATCCCAAAGCCGACAAGAAGCAGaatcctcctccccaccagctcaATGATGAAAACCTGGAGGACACAACAAGAGGTTAAGTAGGGAGACCCTGAGAGAGCCAACCAGGCCTTCTCCCAAAGCAAGGTCGAGGCCAACAAGTTGCCAGCTTAGTGCAGTGCTTGCTGAGCCAAGGCCTGTGCAACCTCTGGTGAGAGTCCTTCAAGTTAGAAGAGGAAGGAAACTACCAAGTTCTCAAAAGTTGTATAGAAGTGTACTTCAGGAATTACTCTAAGCCCCACAGAATAGGGTAATGGTAATAGAGGAAGAGGTTCCCATTTGACAGGACTGTCCAAGACAATCCCAGAGGAGTCCACATCGGGATAGACGTGTCCAAAAAATTCTCCAGAAGGTTTAGttgtttggtgttttttaaatagagaagTTTTCATTTTCAATCAAATCTCCTAGGGTCTCTCTGCAATGAAGTTCCCATGGCAATCATGTGTCATGGCAACAAAACCCCCTATTTTGGAAACCATGTAAATAATAAACATTCCCTGAAGCATGGATAGATGCACCAGAGCAAGCTTCATCTGAGCACAGGTGTGGCTAACTGTGCTAGCTGCCCTGGGCTTGCCCAAGGATTTGACCTAGCTTTTGAGACAGCTTTTGCACTCACCTTCATACTGCAGGCACTGCATTACTAGCAGTGCTCGGGCCAGGTGTTTTAAAGCTCCATctgagctgcagccccacctTGGGCTGCCATGGCACTGATTTGCCATTTGCTGTGCAGTGGGGGAGGTGATTTGAGCTTGTGGGGATTTTGTGACTGAAACCAAAAAGGGAACAGGGAGGGAATTAGAAGCTCTAGGGCTCTGGGAGGCGCTTACCGCAAGGCAGGTCATGACCACGTTGACGGCGCCTATCCCCACAGTGACGTACTGCACTGCGTTCTTCTCCACACCAGACGACTCAAATATTCTGTCTGCGTAGTAGAAGACCTGAACCCAGATCACAGCTGTGGTTATGCATGGCCATACAGGGTAGGGGGAGACCCCCACTTAACCAGACCCCAAACTCCCCTATGCTTTGGAGAGGTGTGCATCTGGATCCAGTCGCTGTGGTCAGCTCCTTTCTCCATTAAATGACCGATGACCAAACCCCAATCTTCCCAAATGTTAGCTCCCTGACATGGGGCTAACTTATCCATTGCCAGGGTCTAGACTGGACTTGTGTGCCCATTTGAAATAGGCTCCAGGATCGTCCTACTCCATGTGCATTAGGGTGGCCTTTCTTCCCCCACCTACCCCGTTGATCCCAGAGAGCTGCTGGCCCATCATCATGACAATGATAGAGATGAGCTGCCACCGCAGGGCCTGGAAGGTGCAGAGGTTCATCACAGATAGACGCCCTTCCTGCTTCTCTGACTGGTCTTCTCGACACATCTCCTCAATCTCATCATCCACATTGTCCCAGCCTCTCAACCTTTGCAGTGCTGTGtgagaggagagaagggaaaagttGGACTTCCCAGGGGTgcacagcaaggggaggggacTGGAGTAACAGACACAAGAGATGACTTGGGGTGTCCCAGACAGGGCCTGTTGGCCACTTCTGCATGGTGGGAAAAGCAGAGCGACTGGCAAGCACATGGTAGGCGGTGGTTGGCAGTCATCTTCCCACAGTGGGGACAGGTCAGCAGGTCCTGGTACAAATAAGCCAATAGAGGAAGTGATATGGACCAGTGTTCCTCTCCCGGAAAGGTTTTTTATCCTGGTAGCATTAGGCAAAAATCAGTTGCTTGCTAGGTATCCACTGTCAGGGATGCTTCCACTAACTATTGTTGATCAAGTGCTTCCAGATCCTCAGCCGGCTGCTAACTGGGTAGCATGTTCCTGTTGGTACCACTAATCCAGAGCATCCTACCCTGGCTTTTGGTTCACCATGCTCCTCAACAGCTTGCACCCCTGGATGCAGACCATGCTGAcacccatctccctccctcctctcaccTAGCTAGGACcataaagcagcagctgctgtaccTTTCCTGGCTTGTTCTTCATTTCCCTTCTGTATCAGGAGGTACCTGGGGCTCTCCGGGAAGAAGGGCAATAGGAtgagctccacagctgctgggatGCCAGTCAGCCCCAGCAACACcggccagcctgcaagagaacaAAGGACAAGGTGCTGATGAGAGCGGTGACCACCTGTGTAACTATTGGGGACCGGAGCCTTGGCTTGTGGCTTTACCTTCACGATTTCCTAGGATGCTCTTGAGACCAAGGATCTGAGCTACAAGTATCCCAATGGTGATGAAGAGCTGGGGCACCACTCCAATGGCACCTCTCAGGTTTTTGGGGGACATCTCTCCCAGGTACATGGGAACAACATTAGAGGACAGACCTAGTTAGACAAAGAGAGATAAGTCCAGCATGTGAGCACCCACTACCTTGGCTGACTTGATAGGATGCTTTTCTGGATGATGGCAAGCTGAAGTCCAGTAGATCAGGAGCAGCTAAGATGCCTGCAGCTTACTTTCCCCCTCAAAGTCACCTATTCTGGGCTAGCCAAGGtgggctcaggctagaaggtCACTGCCATGTAATGATGATCACTTTGAGCCATGTCCAAAGACCTGGCagtattttttcccccacctctTGTGACTAAGTACCTGAATGCTTGGCATTACCTCATTTGCTAGGGTGAAGATGTCATTGGCACCAAATCCATCATCACAACCAGTGCCCTTACTAGTCCATCTCTGCAGAAAGGATCAGGGTCAATCAAGGACAGGGAAGCTGAATTTCAATCTTGCCTCAGAAAGTATGCCCCAGGGCAGCAAAGCTCACTTTTGCTGCCCAGGCTCTCTAGTAGGATACTCTCTAGTAGGATAGAACTAGCTGCTGGGGTAGCAGTAACGTGAATTTTGCCTGTTGTCAGACCCCCTTCTACACTATGTTTCAAACTGAGTCAAGAGGCCTGGTTCCACTCTGGATTTCAAATCATAGTGTAGATGGGGTCTAACTGTGTGCCCAGACTTGGTTTAGTTCCTTGACAGGGACAATAGTTCAATAGTTTTGTCTTGTCTGCATAGGCTTTTTACCCTGCTGTTTCCAGGTCTCTCTGCTGTGCAGATAGGTTCCAGTTGAAAAGCAAAAAGGCAATGAAGTTGAGAAGTTTGATGCTTCCTGTGGGCATTTAGAACCACTAGAGTGGGCTCAAGCAGCAAAATTTGGGTCCTAAGTTTCGAGGGGCTTGGTTTGGGCCCACCATCTTTTCAATACCAAAGCTGTTCTTCAGAGTCAGAGCAGGATGGAGACAAGTCAAACCTGTGATCGGGGTTGCCAACTGTCAATAAAGTGTCAGGCTAAAAATGACGGTCAGCAAAAAGTCTGCAAAAATAAACTTGAGTTGCATTTACATATATCAGTTAAATAATGGCTATCAGTTAAAAATCTTGTAGATTGTCagtaaatattatatataaaaatatcttATTTACTGACAATCTAATaagatatatataaaatttacTGACGATTTACAAGATTTTTAACTGACGGCCATTACTTAACTGATATATGTAAATGAAActcttctgccctgccctgccctgccctgccctgccctgccctgccaccaggcctcagttacatacatatatacatacatatacacatacacacataataatatacataaataaaatcTTGGCATCTAACAGCAACATTCTCAAATGCAACAACCGCCTGTCTCCTAGCAGGACAGTGGCCAGTAGCAAGCATCACAAAACTTCTGA from Alligator mississippiensis isolate rAllMis1 chromosome 13, rAllMis1, whole genome shotgun sequence includes these protein-coding regions:
- the LOC102558086 gene encoding solute carrier family 2, facilitated glucose transporter member 5 isoform X4; protein product: MQNFYNQTYMDRYGTYMDNNFQTLLWSLTVSMFPLGGFFGSLLVGPLVNNCGRKGTLLINNLFSIVPAILMGTSEVAKTFEGIILSRIIIGINAGLSSNVVPMYLGEMSPKNLRGAIGVVPQLFITIGILVAQILGLKSILGNREGWPVLLGLTGIPAAVELILLPFFPESPRYLLIQKGNEEQARKALQRLRGWDNVDDEIEEMCREDQSEKQEGRLSVMNLCTFQALRWQLISIIVMMMGQQLSGINGVFYYADRIFESSGVEKNAVQYVTVGIGAVNVVMTCLAVFIIELVGRRILLLVGFGMCCVSCAVLTMALNLQTSVSWMPYISIASVITYIIGHAIGASPIPFVLITEMFLQSSRPAAFMVGGSVHWLCNFTVGLVFLYMEQALGAYSFLIFCVICLATVIYIFFIVPETKNKTFMEINQIMAKRNGVEVALGKEELMDINAIPGTWNEKKEVTVNSSV